Proteins from a genomic interval of Medicago truncatula cultivar Jemalong A17 chromosome 3, MtrunA17r5.0-ANR, whole genome shotgun sequence:
- the LOC11433230 gene encoding purple acid phosphatase 15 isoform X3, which yields MGSVLVHTHVVTLCMLLLSLSSILVHGGVPTTLDGPFKPVTVPLDKSFRGNAVDIPDTDPLVQRNVEAFQPEQISLSLSTSHDSVWISWITGEFQIGENIEPLDPETVGSIVQYGRFGRSMNGQAVGYSLVYSQLYPFEGLQNYTSGIIHHVRLTGLKPNTLYQYQCGDPSLSAMSDVHYFRTMPVSGPKSYPSRIAVVGDLGLTYNTTSTVNHMISNHPDLILLVGDASYANMYLTNGTGSDCYSCSFSNTPIHETYQPRWDYWGRYMEPLISSVPVMVVEGNHEIEEQAENKTFVAYSSRFAFPSEESGSSSTLYYSFNAGGIHFIMLGSYISYDKSGDQYKWLEKDLASLDREVTPWLVATWHAPWYSTYKSHYREAECMRVNMEDLLYKYGVDIVFNGHVHAYERSNRVYNYTLDPCGPVYITVGDGGNREKMAITHADEPGNCPEPLTTPDKFMRGFCAFNFTSGPAAGKFCWDQQPDYSAFRESSFGHGILEVKNETHALWSWNRNQDYYGTAGDEIYIVRQPDKCPPVMPEEAHNT from the exons ATGGGTTCTGTTTTGGTGCATACTCATGTTGTTACACTGTGTATGTTGTTATTATCACTAAGTTCAATCCTTGTTCATGGTGGAGTTCCAACCACACTGGATGGACCTTTCAAGCCTGTGACAGTTCCTCTAGACAAGAGCTTCCGTGGAAACGCTGTGGACATACCAGACACAGATCCTCTTGTTCAAAGAAATGTTGAAGCTTTTCAACCTGAACAAATCTCTCTTTCACTCTCTACCTCCCATGACTCTGTTTGGATTTCTTGGATTACAG GAGAATTCCAAATTGGGGAGAATATAGAACCATTAGATCCTGAAACAGTTGGTAGCATAGTTCAATATGGAAGGTTTGGAAGGTCAATGAATGGCCAAGCTGTTGGTTATTCCCTTGTGTATAGTCAGCTATATCCTTTTGAAGGACTTCAGAACTATACTTCTGGAATTATACATCATGTTCGTCTCACAG GATTAAAGCCCAACACACTATATCAATATCAATGTGGAGATCCTTCTTTGTCAGCAATGAGTGATGTTCATTATTTCAGAACAATGCCGGTTTCAGGTCCCAAGAGTTACCCTAGCAGAATCGCCGTGGTTGGAGACTTAGGTCTTACATACAATACGACATCCACTGTCAATCATATGATCAGCAATCATCCTGATCTTATTCTATTGGTTGGAGATGCTAGTTATGCTAACATGTATCTTACTAATGGCACTGGTTCAGATTGCTACTCTTGTTCATTTTCTAATACTCCTATCCATGAAACATATCAACCACGTTGGGATTATTGGGGAAG GTACATGGAACCATTGATTTCCAGTGTCCCGGTAATGGTAGTAGAAGGGAATCATGAGATAGAAGAACAAGCTGAAAACAAGACATTCGTTGCTTATAGTTCTCGATTTGCATTTCCGTCGGAAGAGAGTGGGTCATCTTCAACTTTATATTATTCTTTCAATGCGGGAGGAATACATTTTATAATGCTCGGTTCCTACATATCATACGACAAATCAG GGGACCAGTACAAATGGTTGGAGAAGGATTTGGCTTCTCTTGATAGGGAAGTAACTCCATGGTTGGTAGCTACATGGCATGCACCTTGGTACAGCACTTACAAGTCACATTATAGAGAAGCGGAGTGTATGAGGGTCAATATGGAagatttattatataaatatggtGTTGACATTGTCTTTAACGGACAT GTTCATGCCTATGAGAGATCGAACCGTGTATATAACTACACATTGGATCCGTGCGGTCCTGTTTATATCACAGTTGGTGACGGTGGTAATCGGGAAAAGATGGCAATTACTCATGCAGATGAACCAGGAAACTGTCCTGAACCATTAACTACACCAGATAAATTTATGAGAGGTTTCTGCGCCTTCAATTTTACTTCCGGTCCAGCAGCAGGTAAATTCTGTTGGGACCAACAGCCTGATTATAGTGCTTTTCGCGAAAGCAGCTTCGGTCATGGGATTCTAGAG GTGAAGAATGAAACTCATGCCTTATGGAGTTGGAACCGCAATCAAGACTATTATGGAACTGCTGGTGATGAAATTTACATTGTTAGGCAACCTGATAAGTGTCCACCAGTTATGCCAGAGGAGGCACATAATACATGA
- the LOC11433230 gene encoding purple acid phosphatase 15 isoform X2, giving the protein MLVQKIMLTSSLHNYIYHMLTALFSNNINSLTFHIPSSFLSIHSNILASYISHLKMGSVLVHTHVVTLCMLLLSLSSILVHGGVPTTLDGPFKPVTVPLDKSFRGNAVDIPDTDPLVQRNVEAFQPEQISLSLSTSHDSVWISWITGEFQIGENIEPLDPETVGSIVQYGRFGRSMNGQAVGYSLVYSQLYPFEGLQNYTSGIIHHVRLTGLKPNTLYQYQCGDPSLSAMSDVHYFRTMPVSGPKSYPSRIAVVGDLGLTYNTTSTVNHMISNHPDLILLVGDASYANMYLTNGTGSDCYSCSFSNTPIHETYQPRWDYWGRYMEPLISSVPVMVVEGNHEIEEQAENKTFVAYSSRFAFPSEESGSSSTLYYSFNAGGIHFIMLGSYISYDKSGDQYKWLEKDLASLDREVTPWLVATWHAPWYSTYKSHYREAECMRVNMEDLLYKYGVDIVFNGHVHAYERSNRVYNYTLDPCGPVYITVGDGGNREKMAITHADEPGNCPEPLTTPDKFMRGFCAFNFTSGPAAGKFCWDQQPDYSAFRESSFGHGILEVKNETHALWSWNRNQDYYGTAGDEIYIVRQPDKCPPVMPEEAHNT; this is encoded by the exons ATGCTTGTTCAAAAGATAATGTTAACATCATCTTTGCACaattatatatatcatatgCTCACCGCTCTGTTTTCTAACAACATCAATTCTTTGACCTTTCACattccttcttctttcttatCTATACACTCCAAC ATTCTAGCTAGTTATATTTCACATTTGAAAATGGGTTCTGTTTTGGTGCATACTCATGTTGTTACACTGTGTATGTTGTTATTATCACTAAGTTCAATCCTTGTTCATGGTGGAGTTCCAACCACACTGGATGGACCTTTCAAGCCTGTGACAGTTCCTCTAGACAAGAGCTTCCGTGGAAACGCTGTGGACATACCAGACACAGATCCTCTTGTTCAAAGAAATGTTGAAGCTTTTCAACCTGAACAAATCTCTCTTTCACTCTCTACCTCCCATGACTCTGTTTGGATTTCTTGGATTACAG GAGAATTCCAAATTGGGGAGAATATAGAACCATTAGATCCTGAAACAGTTGGTAGCATAGTTCAATATGGAAGGTTTGGAAGGTCAATGAATGGCCAAGCTGTTGGTTATTCCCTTGTGTATAGTCAGCTATATCCTTTTGAAGGACTTCAGAACTATACTTCTGGAATTATACATCATGTTCGTCTCACAG GATTAAAGCCCAACACACTATATCAATATCAATGTGGAGATCCTTCTTTGTCAGCAATGAGTGATGTTCATTATTTCAGAACAATGCCGGTTTCAGGTCCCAAGAGTTACCCTAGCAGAATCGCCGTGGTTGGAGACTTAGGTCTTACATACAATACGACATCCACTGTCAATCATATGATCAGCAATCATCCTGATCTTATTCTATTGGTTGGAGATGCTAGTTATGCTAACATGTATCTTACTAATGGCACTGGTTCAGATTGCTACTCTTGTTCATTTTCTAATACTCCTATCCATGAAACATATCAACCACGTTGGGATTATTGGGGAAG GTACATGGAACCATTGATTTCCAGTGTCCCGGTAATGGTAGTAGAAGGGAATCATGAGATAGAAGAACAAGCTGAAAACAAGACATTCGTTGCTTATAGTTCTCGATTTGCATTTCCGTCGGAAGAGAGTGGGTCATCTTCAACTTTATATTATTCTTTCAATGCGGGAGGAATACATTTTATAATGCTCGGTTCCTACATATCATACGACAAATCAG GGGACCAGTACAAATGGTTGGAGAAGGATTTGGCTTCTCTTGATAGGGAAGTAACTCCATGGTTGGTAGCTACATGGCATGCACCTTGGTACAGCACTTACAAGTCACATTATAGAGAAGCGGAGTGTATGAGGGTCAATATGGAagatttattatataaatatggtGTTGACATTGTCTTTAACGGACAT GTTCATGCCTATGAGAGATCGAACCGTGTATATAACTACACATTGGATCCGTGCGGTCCTGTTTATATCACAGTTGGTGACGGTGGTAATCGGGAAAAGATGGCAATTACTCATGCAGATGAACCAGGAAACTGTCCTGAACCATTAACTACACCAGATAAATTTATGAGAGGTTTCTGCGCCTTCAATTTTACTTCCGGTCCAGCAGCAGGTAAATTCTGTTGGGACCAACAGCCTGATTATAGTGCTTTTCGCGAAAGCAGCTTCGGTCATGGGATTCTAGAG GTGAAGAATGAAACTCATGCCTTATGGAGTTGGAACCGCAATCAAGACTATTATGGAACTGCTGGTGATGAAATTTACATTGTTAGGCAACCTGATAAGTGTCCACCAGTTATGCCAGAGGAGGCACATAATACATGA
- the LOC11433230 gene encoding purple acid phosphatase 15 isoform X1, whose protein sequence is MLVQKIMLTSSLHNYIYHMLTALFSNNINSLTFHIPSSFLSIHSNILASYISHLKMGSVLVHTHVVTLCMLLLSLSSILVHGGVPTTLDGPFKPVTVPLDKSFRGNAVDIPDTDPLVQRNVEAFQPEQISLSLSTSHDSVWISWITGEFQIGENIEPLDPETVDSIVQYGRFGRSMNVQAVGYSLVYSQLYPFEGLQNYTSGIIHHVRLTGLKPNTLYQYQCGDPSLPAMSDVHYFRTMPVSGPKSYPSRIAVVGDLGLTYNTTSTVNHMTGNHPDLILLVGDVSYANLYLTNGTGSDCYSCSFSNSPIQETYQPRWDYWGRYMEPLIASVPIMVVEGNHEIEEQAENKTFVAYSSRFAFPSEESGSSSTFYYSFNAGGIHFIMLGAYISYDKSGDQYKWLEKDLASLDREVTPWLVATWHAPWYSTYIAHYREVECMRVEMEDLLYKYGVDIVFNGHVHAYERSNRVYNYTLDPCGPVYITVGDGGNREKMAIAHADEPGNCPEPSTTPDKFMGGFCAFNFTSGPAAGKFCWDQQPDYSAFRESSFGHGILEVKNETHALWIWHRNQDFYGNAGDEIYIVRQPDKCPPVKPEEVHKT, encoded by the exons ATGCTTGTTCAAAAGATAATGTTAACATCATCTTTGCACaattatatatatcatatgCTCACCGCTCTGTTTTCTAACAACATCAATTCTTTGACCTTTCACattccttcttctttcttatCTATACACTCCAACATTCTAGCTAGTTATATTTCACATTTGAAAATGGGTTCTGTTTTGGTGCATACTCATGTTGTTACACTGTGTATGTTGTTATTATCACTAAGTTCAATCCTTGTTCATGGTGGAGTTCCAACCACACTGGATGGACCTTTCAAGCCTGTGACAGTTCCTCTAGACAAGAGCTTCCGTGGAAACGCTGTGGACATACCAGACACAGATCCTCTTGTTCAAAGAAATGTTGAAGCTTTTCAACCTGAACAAatttctctctccctctctacCTCCCATGACTCTGTTTGGATTTCTTGGATTACAG GAGAATTCCAAATTGGGGAGAATATAGAACCATTAGATCCTGAAACAGTTGATAGCATAGTTCAATATGGAAGATTTGGAAGGTCAATGAATGTCCAAGCTGTTGGTTATTCCCTTGTGTATAGTCAGCTATATCCTTTCGAAGGACTTCAGAACTACACTTCTGGAATTATACATCATGTTCGTCTCACAG GTTTGAAACCCAACACACTATACCAATATCAATGTGGAGATCCTTCTTTACCAGCAATGAGTGATGTTCATTATTTTAGGACAATGCCAGTTTCAGGCCCCAAGAGCTACCCTAGTAGAATCGCAGTGGTCGGAGACTTAGGTCTTACATACAATACCACATCTACTGTCAATCATATGACCGGCAATCATCCTGATCTTATTCTATTGGTTGGTGATGTTAGTTATGCTAACCTATATCTTACTAATGGTACTGGTTCAGATTGCTATTCTTGCTCGTTTTCGAATAGCCCCATCCAGGAAACATATCAACCGCGTTGGGATTATTGGGGAAG GTACATGGAACCTCTGATTGCTAGTGTCCCAATAATGGTAGTGGAAGGGAATCATGAGATAGAAGAACAAGCTGAAAACAAGACATTCGTTGCTTATAGTTCTCGATTTGCATTTCCGTCAGAAGAGAGTGGATCATCATCCACTTTCTATTATTCTTTCAATGCAGGAGGAATACATTTTATAATGCTCGGTGCCTACATATCATACGACAAATCAG GGGACCAGTACAAATGGTTGGAGAAAGATTTGGCTTCTCTTGACAGGGAAGTAACTCCATGGTTGGTAGCTACATGGCATGCACCTTGGTACAGCACCTACATAGCACATTATAGAGAGGTGGAGTGTATGAGGGTGGAGATGGAAGATTTACTATATAAATATGGCGTTGACATTGTCTTCAATGGACAT GTTCATGCCTATGAGAGATCAAACCGTGTATATAACTACACATTGGATCCCTGCGGTCCTGTTTATATCACCGTTGGTGACGGTGGCAACCGAGAAAAGATGGCAATTGCTCATGCCGATGAACCAGGAAACTGTCCAGAACCATCAACTACACCAGATAAATTTATGGGTGGCTTTTGCGCCTTTAATTTTACATCCGGTCCAGCAGCAGGTAAATTCTGTTGGGACCAACAGCCTGATTACAGCGCTTTCCGTGAAAGCAGCTTTGGTCATGGGATTCTAGAG GTGAAGAATGAAACACATGCCTTATGGATTTGGCACCGCAATCAAGACTTTTATGGAAACGCTGGTGATGAAATTTACATTGTTAGGCAACCTGATAAGTGTCCACCAGTCAAGCCAGAGGAGGTACATAAAACATGA
- the LOC11436303 gene encoding TBC1 domain family member 13, translating to MAKKRVPDWLNSPMWSSPTEQNRFSATSYPSEPPSPPPVTVVEDPPSIHNAITTSPPSSSSSSASTSSTDDMSISRLAQSQSQLLAELSRKVIDMRELRKIASQGIPDSPGLRSTIWKLLLGYLPPDRSLWSSELAKKRSQYKRFKQDILINPSEITRRMFNSASYDADDVKCETRGMLSRSQITHGEHPLSLGKTSIWNQFFQDTDIIEQIDRDVKRTHPDMHFFCGDSQLAKSNQEALKNILIIFAKLNPGIRYVQGMNEVLAPLFYVFKNDPDEENAAFSEADTFFCFVELLSGFRDNFCQQLDNSIVGIRSTITRLSQLLKEHDEELWRHLEVTTKVNPQFYAFRWITLLLTQEFDFADSLRIWDTLVSDPDGPQETLLRVCCAMLILVRRRLLAGDFTSNLKLLQSYPSTNISHLLHVANKLRVQSI from the exons ATGGCGAAGAAACGTGTTCCCGATTGGCTCAACAGTCCTATGTGGTCTTCCCCCACCGAACAAAATCGCTTCTCCGCCACTTCTTACCCATCGGAACCTCCTTCTCCACCGCCTGTCACCGTCGTAGAAGATCCTCCCTCAATTCACAATGCCATTACTACTTCACccccctcttcttcttcctcctccgcTTCTACTTCCTCCACCGATGACATGTCCATCTCCCGTCTGGCTCAGTCCCAGTCCCAATTGTTAGCAGAG TTATCTAGGAAGGTTATAGATATGCGTGAATTGAGAAAAATCGCATCTCAAGGAATACCTGATTCTCCTGGTTTACGTTCTACTATCTGGAAG CTTTTGTTAGGGTATCTTCCACCCGATCGGTCCCTTTGGTCCTCTGAATTAGCAAAGAAGAGGTCTCAATACAAACGTTTTAAACAAGACATTCTCATCAATCCT TCAGAAATCACGAGGAGGATGTTCAACTCTGCTAGTTATGATGCTGACGATGTCAAATGTGAGACAAGGGGCATGCTTTCTAGATCACAAATCACTCATGGGGAACATCCTTTGAGTCTTGGCAAGACCAGCATATGGAATCAGTTTTTCCAG GATACCGATATCATAGAGCAGATTGACCGTGATGTAAAGCGTACTCATCCAGATATGCACTTCTTCTGTGGCGATTCTCAATTAGCAAAATCTAATCAG GAGGCTTTAAAGaacatattaattatttttgcaaAGTTGAACCCAGGTATTAGATACGTTCAAGGGATGAATGAAGTATTGGCTCCTTTATTCTACGTGTTCAAAAATGATCCCGACGAGGAAAATGCA GCCTTTTCTGAAGCCGAcacattcttttgttttgttgaactATTGAGTGGATTCCGAGATAATTTTTGTCAACAACTTGACAATAGTATTGTTGGAATTCGTTCAACTATAACAAGATTGTCTCAGCTTTTGAAAGAACATGATGAAGAACTATGGCGTCATCTTGAGGTCACAACCAAA GTCAACCCccaattttatgcatttaggTGGATTACTCTCCTCTTGACTCAGGAATTTGATTTTGCTGATAGCCTTCGTATTTGGGACACCCTTGTCAGTGATCCTGATGGTCCACAG GAGACACTTCTCCGGGTATGCTGTGCAATGCTAATTCTCGTTCGTAGGCGTCTCCTGGCGGGTGATTTCACTTCTAATCTCAAGTTGCTGCAAAGTTATCCTTCTACAAACATTAGTCATTTGCTCCATGTTGCTAACAAGTTACGTGTACAGTCAATCTAA